The following are from one region of the Silene latifolia isolate original U9 population chromosome 9, ASM4854445v1, whole genome shotgun sequence genome:
- the LOC141601253 gene encoding protein FAR1-RELATED SEQUENCE 5-like, translated as MIGLAAHSSQLSYYSNYFLCSGFPAQISAYTIFIAMSDPTSNVTSSSCNDLHVSAITSKDCNDIVESSLTSTVLIEPPDASSSTPHVEQHSVPSHLFGTLEEAISFYDVYAEACGFEPRKSSQKRYVSGDVKYKFVVCNREGFRDRKRKATVLDSGKEQATPRPFDIRNTKLTRIGCTAMIEFRYNGDGYVVFQFREWHNHRLCSLRNQQFQKKHRHLHLYHKNTIIDHSRVNQGPTRAFRNVKEYADGYENVGAQLVDFKNFGRDIKCFIGDRDAQLFVNYFENKRDTTEGFYFAYEVDSGKCLVRAFWCDAESRRNYALFGDYITYDPTYSTNKYCMLFTPFTGQLLLLLRCYFMRMKIRSRGSFKSSLMLWDSESHTRFENAHGTLVEFLMRFQSAIDVCCKYHTQKQLDRDDDCTLPQLVTSLKLEAHASKVYTNAAFSDFQVEASASICSLSVSGFTPPANVVELIGIADARTQKTYQVVYNSLTNDTECSCKLFNRKGIICRYIICVYSGEQVHTLPDKYILMRWTKNAHKILLYGLHGELIEDFDATDLRKMEMCKLWSEFYATISVLKNAETQSAIRVNDQRA; from the exons atGATAG gTCTTGCTGCTCattcttcacaattatcatattattccaATTATTTTCTTTGTTCAG GTTTTCCTGCTCAAATCTCTGCGTATACAATCTTCATTGCGATGTCTG ATCCTACAAGTAATGTAACCTCTTCTTCGTGTAATGATCTTCATGTCTCTGCCATTACCTCTAAAGATTGTAATGATATTGTTGAGTCTTCACTTACTTCTACTGTTCTGATTGAACCACCTGATGCATCTAGTTCTACTCCacatgttgaacaacattctgtTCCTTCTCAT TTGTTTGGGACGTTGGAAGAAGCTATTAGTTTTTATGATGTGTATGCAGAAGCATGTGGTTTTGAACCTAGGAAGTCTTCTCAAAAAAGGTATGTTTCTGGTGATGTGAAGTATAAATTTGTTGTTTGCAACCGTGAAGGTTTTAGAGATCGTAAGAGGAAGGCTACTGTTTTAGATAGTGGAAAGGAGCAGGCAACTCCCAGGCCTTTTGATATCAGGAACACTAAATTAACTAGGATTGGTTGTACTGCTATGATTGAGTTTCGCTATAATGGGGATGGTTATGTTGTTTTTCAGTTTCGTGAGTGGCATAATCACCGTCTTTGTTCACTTAGAAATCAACAGTTTCAAAAAAAGCACAGGCACCTCCATCTTTaccataaaaacacaattattgaTCATTCAAGGGTTAATCAAGGGCCAACAAGGGCATTTAGAAATGTCAAGGAATATGCAGATGGCTATGAGAATGTTGGAGCTCAACTGGTTGATTTTAAGAACTTTGGAAGGGATATCAAATGTTTCATAGGAGACCGAGATGCTCAACTGTTTGTTAACTATTTTGAGAATAAACGTGATACCACTGAAGGTTTTTACTTTGCTTATGAGGTGGATTCTGGTAAATGCTTGGTTCGTGCATTTTGGTGTGATGCAGAGTCTCGTAGAAACTATGCTTTGTTTGGTGATTACATCACTTACGATCCAACTTACAGTACGAATAAGTATTGTATGCTTTTCACTCCTTTTACTGGTCAGTTACTTTTGCTTCTGCGTTGCTATTTCATGAGGATGAAGATTCGTTCACGTGGGTCTTTCAAAAGTTCCTTGATGCTATGGGACAGCGAGAGCCACACT CGTTTTGAAAATGCACATGGTACACTTGTTGAATTCTTGATGCGGTTTCAAAGTGCCATTGATGTCTGTTGCAAAtaccatactcaaaaacaacttGATAGAGACGATGATTGTACTCTTCCACAATTAGTGACTTCTCTTAAGTTGGAAGCTCATGCTTCCAAGGTTTATACAAATGCTGCTTTCTCAGATTTTCAAGTAGAAGCTTCTGCTTCTATTTGTTCCCTTAGTGTTAGTGGCTTCACACCACCTGCAAACGTTGTAGAATTAATTGGTATTGCTGATGCCAGAACGCAGAAGACCTACCAAGTCGTCTACAATTCTCTAACGAATGACACTGAATGTTCTTGCAAGTTGTTCAACAGGAAGGGTATTATTTGTAGATACATTATCTGCGTTTACTCAGGAGAACAAGTCCACACTTTGCCCGATAAATACATTCTTATGCGGTGGACCAAGAATGCACATAAGATCCTTCTTTATGGTCTACATGGTGAGTTAATTGAGGATTTTGATGCCACTGATTTACGAAAGATGGAAATGTGCAAGTTATGGTCAGAGTTCTACGCGACCATCAGTGTGCTCAAGAAT GCTGAAACTCAATCCGCAATCAGAGTCAATGACCAAAGAGCATGA